In Virgibacillus sp. NKC19-16, a single genomic region encodes these proteins:
- a CDS encoding TRAP transporter large permease, whose protein sequence is MGFLLLGLFIVLMLVGVPIAFVIGIVALLGIVGIPYTPEASVPMKMVNGLDSFVLLAVPLFILAANLMNSGKISEKLIDLALAIVGPIRGGLAHANILVSMMFAGVSGASQADAAGVGKILIPSMLKKGYDKETAVGVTAASSTVGVVIPPSIPMIIFAGLTNASIGALFLGGIIPGILIGLGMMIFVYIIAVKRNYPKTARTEFREFAKLFMESIPALLTPIIIIGGIISGFFTATEAAAIASLYTFLISMYFYKTLKMKDLPKILMDTLALSSLSLFALAAASALGELMSYYQLGAMAQEFFANNVGAEWLFILIIIAFFLFVGTFMDAIPAMILFVPIVLPAALEFGIDPVHLGLIVVITLAVGLATPPYGLVLLLSSKIGELSIERSFVAVLPYLAIILVVLLFVAFFPDLAFSIPEWINPDLF, encoded by the coding sequence ATGGGATTTCTATTACTTGGGCTATTTATTGTATTAATGTTAGTCGGTGTACCGATTGCTTTTGTTATTGGAATTGTGGCATTACTAGGTATTGTGGGCATTCCTTACACTCCTGAAGCATCGGTACCAATGAAAATGGTAAATGGTCTGGATTCCTTTGTACTGTTGGCTGTACCATTATTTATACTTGCTGCCAATTTGATGAACTCCGGAAAAATTTCCGAAAAATTGATTGACCTTGCATTAGCAATTGTCGGTCCGATCCGTGGAGGCCTAGCACATGCAAACATACTTGTATCAATGATGTTCGCGGGAGTTTCAGGTGCATCACAGGCTGATGCTGCAGGTGTTGGGAAAATTCTTATCCCAAGCATGCTTAAGAAGGGCTATGACAAGGAAACAGCAGTAGGGGTTACTGCAGCTTCATCAACAGTAGGGGTTGTAATTCCTCCTAGTATTCCGATGATTATTTTCGCTGGTTTAACGAATGCTTCAATCGGTGCATTGTTTCTTGGAGGAATTATACCCGGTATTTTAATTGGACTCGGTATGATGATCTTTGTTTATATTATAGCTGTAAAACGAAATTATCCGAAAACGGCTCGTACAGAGTTTAGGGAATTTGCAAAGTTATTTATGGAGTCGATTCCAGCTTTATTAACACCTATTATTATTATAGGCGGAATAATTTCTGGATTCTTTACTGCTACAGAGGCTGCGGCAATTGCATCACTGTATACGTTTTTAATAAGTATGTATTTCTATAAAACGTTGAAAATGAAAGATTTACCGAAAATATTAATGGATACACTAGCATTGAGTTCTCTATCTTTATTTGCATTAGCAGCTGCAAGTGCGCTAGGTGAATTGATGAGTTACTATCAATTGGGTGCGATGGCTCAGGAATTCTTCGCAAATAATGTTGGAGCGGAATGGCTATTTATTTTAATCATCATTGCATTTTTCTTATTCGTAGGTACATTTATGGATGCGATTCCAGCAATGATTCTATTTGTTCCAATTGTATTGCCAGCAGCACTAGAGTTTGGCATAGATCCGGTGCATCTCGGGTTAATCGTTGTTATTACACTAGCAGTTGGACTTGCAACGCCTCCATATGGCTTAGTTCTATTACTCTCTTCTAAAATTGGGGAATTATCGATTGAAAGGTCATTTGTTGCAGTGCTGCCTTATCTTGCTATTATTTTAGTAGTACTGTTATTTGTTGCTTTCTTCCCGGATCTCGCATTTTCTATTCCAGAATGGATTAATCCGGATTTGTTTTAA
- a CDS encoding TRAP transporter small permease produces the protein MKRFVQTLEKAQIVAGMIFLCLFFLVIILQIGTRYLGISVIWTEEVANYSFIWAILMGAAVMVNRREHFNFDYFQRKLKGKRKLSLNIFNDLVLIAFNIAIFLLGIQVVVEFWNYTWSTIPEMKMGYVWIAIPIMAGTMIIYSVVHLMDHIKALKVKEVNE, from the coding sequence GTGAAACGTTTTGTACAGACACTTGAAAAAGCGCAAATCGTCGCAGGAATGATCTTTTTATGTCTATTCTTTTTGGTGATTATACTGCAGATTGGAACGCGTTATTTAGGTATATCGGTTATCTGGACAGAAGAGGTTGCCAATTATTCCTTTATATGGGCGATCCTTATGGGAGCTGCTGTAATGGTGAACCGCCGTGAGCATTTTAACTTTGATTACTTTCAGAGAAAGTTGAAAGGTAAGAGAAAATTATCACTTAATATATTTAATGATTTGGTGCTTATCGCATTTAATATTGCTATTTTCTTACTAGGCATCCAGGTAGTTGTAGAATTCTGGAATTACACATGGTCAACCATTCCGGAAATGAAAATGGGTTATGTATGGATAGCAATTCCAATTATGGCAGGAACAATGATTATTTATTCAGTAGTACACTTAATGGATCATATTAAAGCGCTTAAAGTAAAGGAGGTAAATGAATAA
- a CDS encoding flavin-dependent oxidoreductase, whose amino-acid sequence MSKTKTAIIVGGGIGGLVTALKLHSTGVKVRVFESVENIRALGVGINLLPHAVRVLTELGLAEKLGKIGLPTAELCYFNKFGQQIWQEPRGVNAGYHYPQYSIHRGRLQMLLLEAVQEQLGEDAVLTNHHLTSFDSFSDYTVAHFKNKKTGEHVGSYDADMLIAADGIHSVVRKYFYPKEGDPIFSGRILWRGLAEASSFLTGKTMIMAGFQDQKFVAYPVDPETSGDRALINWIAELAIDEEMPSRADWNRKIDKEKFAPAFADWDFGWLNVPRLIRDTNAVYEFPMVDRDPLPAWTFGSVTLLGDAAHPMYPIGSNGASQAILDAEELGKAMKEQPSVKLALKAYEEMRLAATAKIVRSNRKNGPEHVMQIVEERAPEGFDGLNDVISQEELEDITGAYKKIAGFDKHTLNTN is encoded by the coding sequence ATGTCTAAAACGAAAACGGCGATCATCGTCGGAGGCGGAATTGGCGGACTTGTGACTGCACTTAAGCTTCACAGTACGGGCGTGAAAGTCCGTGTATTTGAAAGTGTGGAAAATATTCGGGCCCTGGGTGTTGGAATCAACCTATTACCGCATGCCGTCCGTGTTTTGACGGAACTTGGATTGGCAGAAAAGCTTGGAAAAATAGGCTTGCCTACAGCAGAGCTCTGTTATTTTAATAAGTTCGGCCAACAGATTTGGCAGGAACCAAGAGGAGTGAATGCAGGTTATCATTATCCGCAATATTCTATTCACCGAGGCAGGCTGCAAATGCTTCTTTTGGAGGCTGTACAGGAGCAACTAGGTGAAGATGCAGTGCTAACCAATCATCATCTGACTTCCTTTGATAGTTTTTCAGACTATACAGTGGCACATTTTAAAAATAAAAAGACAGGAGAGCATGTGGGCTCCTACGATGCGGATATGCTGATTGCGGCGGATGGGATTCATTCGGTTGTTCGTAAATACTTTTATCCAAAGGAAGGGGACCCGATCTTCAGCGGACGGATTTTATGGAGGGGTCTTGCAGAGGCTTCTTCTTTCCTGACAGGCAAAACGATGATTATGGCCGGGTTCCAGGATCAAAAATTTGTCGCGTATCCGGTTGATCCGGAAACTTCAGGAGACCGTGCGCTTATCAACTGGATTGCGGAGCTGGCGATAGATGAGGAAATGCCATCCCGTGCTGATTGGAACCGGAAAATAGATAAAGAGAAATTCGCCCCTGCTTTTGCAGATTGGGATTTTGGATGGTTGAATGTGCCACGACTCATTCGAGATACGAACGCAGTCTATGAATTTCCAATGGTGGACCGCGATCCCTTGCCAGCGTGGACGTTCGGTAGCGTGACGTTACTAGGTGATGCAGCTCACCCGATGTATCCAATTGGCTCAAACGGTGCTTCACAGGCGATCCTTGATGCTGAAGAATTAGGGAAGGCTATGAAGGAGCAACCGAGTGTGAAACTGGCATTAAAGGCATATGAGGAAATGCGGCTCGCGGCAACCGCTAAAATTGTAAGAAGCAACCGAAAAAATGGACCGGAACATGTTATGCAAATCGTTGAAGAGCGTGCCCCTGAGGGATTTGATGGATTAAACGATGTGATCTCCCAGGAGGAGCTTGAGGATATAACGGGGGCTTATAAGAAAATTGCCGGGTTTGACAAGCACACACTGAATACGAACTAG
- a CDS encoding LacI family DNA-binding transcriptional regulator: protein MKTTTIADVAKRAEVSKSTVSQYLNQRYDYMGEKTKKRIELAVEELGYSPNIIARSLKQKSTSTIGVIVANILHVFSTQVIRAIEDFCNESNFHVIVCNADDDPIKEKRYIDMLRAKQVDGIIAFPTGGNVDLYKGLLNDNYPVVFMDRLVPGILVDTILLDNERASSLAVEEFIGSGYKQIGMVTPPLSHYVTPRLERIDGYKKVLQKHGIPFQPDYLVSGEISDIQMALHRMLTLPNPPEALLAMNDRVLFEILMYTKEHQLNIPEDLAVIGIDDVSFSEFYSPALTTVAQPVFEMGKKAAELLLNRIGEKDSDVDSEIYRFEPELIKRASC from the coding sequence ATGAAAACGACTACAATTGCAGATGTGGCGAAGCGTGCTGAAGTGTCAAAAAGCACTGTATCGCAATATTTGAATCAACGCTATGATTATATGGGTGAAAAAACAAAGAAGCGGATTGAACTGGCAGTTGAGGAATTGGGTTACAGCCCGAATATAATAGCTAGAAGCTTAAAGCAAAAATCCACTTCAACCATTGGTGTAATCGTTGCTAATATATTACACGTTTTTTCAACACAGGTTATTCGTGCAATTGAGGATTTTTGCAATGAATCGAATTTCCACGTGATTGTCTGCAATGCAGATGACGACCCTATTAAAGAGAAACGTTACATTGATATGCTTCGTGCCAAACAGGTGGATGGGATTATAGCATTTCCTACAGGAGGTAATGTTGATTTATATAAAGGATTACTAAATGATAATTATCCAGTTGTTTTTATGGACAGGCTTGTTCCTGGGATATTAGTCGATACTATTTTATTAGATAATGAAAGGGCTTCCTCATTAGCAGTAGAAGAATTTATAGGGAGTGGATATAAGCAAATTGGAATGGTAACCCCACCGCTGAGTCACTATGTAACACCCAGACTGGAACGAATAGATGGGTATAAAAAGGTATTGCAAAAACATGGTATTCCTTTTCAACCTGATTATTTAGTTAGTGGAGAAATTTCGGATATACAAATGGCGTTACATCGAATGCTTACGTTGCCTAACCCGCCAGAAGCTCTTTTGGCAATGAATGATCGCGTTCTATTTGAAATTCTAATGTATACGAAGGAACATCAACTAAACATACCCGAGGATCTAGCAGTAATCGGAATTGATGATGTTTCGTTTTCCGAGTTTTACAGTCCTGCATTGACCACAGTTGCACAGCCAGTGTTTGAAATGGGGAAAAAAGCGGCCGAGTTGTTATTAAATCGAATAGGGGAGAAAGATTCCGATGTAGATTCTGAAATTTACAGGTTTGAACCGGAATTAATAAAAAGAGCATCTTGCTAA
- a CDS encoding bifunctional 4-hydroxy-2-oxoglutarate aldolase/2-dehydro-3-deoxy-phosphogluconate aldolase, whose product MTTIETIKNNKIVAVIRKADEQNIVPILEALSEGGVKAVEITAETPHVERVIETAVRNTSSDMHIGAGTVLDPETARAVILAGAAFIVSPTLNTDTLKLTNRYGVLNIPGVLTPTEILTAYEHGAKMVKVFPADAFGPNYIKTILGPLPHVQAMVTGGITLENMNDYLSKGSAAVGIGSNLVNAKELKTEEDYKQLTKRAHQYREKLKELEA is encoded by the coding sequence ATGACAACAATAGAAACGATTAAAAATAATAAAATTGTAGCAGTCATTCGCAAGGCGGATGAACAAAATATCGTCCCAATACTTGAGGCACTATCCGAAGGCGGAGTGAAAGCTGTTGAAATAACTGCAGAGACGCCGCATGTTGAGCGAGTGATTGAAACGGCAGTAAGAAACACAAGCAGTGACATGCATATTGGAGCGGGAACAGTTCTGGACCCTGAAACAGCTAGGGCAGTAATACTAGCAGGAGCCGCGTTCATCGTGTCACCTACTTTAAACACAGATACCCTGAAATTAACGAACCGCTACGGCGTATTGAATATTCCCGGTGTATTAACGCCAACTGAAATCTTAACAGCTTATGAACATGGGGCAAAGATGGTAAAAGTTTTTCCGGCAGATGCATTTGGTCCGAATTATATTAAAACTATTCTTGGCCCGCTTCCACATGTCCAAGCAATGGTTACAGGTGGGATTACACTGGAAAATATGAATGATTATCTATCAAAAGGAAGTGCAGCAGTGGGAATCGGCAGCAATCTGGTCAATGCGAAGGAACTGAAAACGGAAGAAGACTATAAGCAATTAACGAAAAGAGCACATCAATACAGGGAAAAGCTGAAAGAACTTGAAGCCTAA
- the hxlA gene encoding 3-hexulose-6-phosphate synthase, whose translation MKLQLALDRLTRDECIRIVKETEREIDIIEIGTGVIKEYGMPIVRELKKLFPDKMVVADMKTCDAGRHEALQAFEAGADITTVMAFSSSLTIKDTLQVAKETNNRVMVDLLEVDSRDVIGELAELGVDLVSLHVGKDKQSEGNFNTELFTLVKGYDFEVTVAGGVNLDTLPAIIQEKPDTVIVGSAITKAENPKGIAAEMRKMMSEVK comes from the coding sequence ATGAAATTGCAACTTGCATTGGATCGTTTAACAAGGGATGAATGCATTCGGATTGTAAAAGAAACAGAGAGAGAAATTGATATCATTGAAATAGGTACTGGTGTTATTAAAGAATACGGGATGCCAATTGTCCGTGAGCTTAAGAAACTTTTTCCAGATAAAATGGTTGTTGCTGATATGAAAACCTGTGATGCAGGGAGGCATGAAGCACTTCAGGCATTCGAGGCCGGTGCTGATATCACAACGGTGATGGCATTTTCCTCGAGTTTGACAATCAAAGATACGTTACAGGTTGCAAAAGAGACCAACAATCGTGTAATGGTTGACCTTCTGGAGGTTGACTCAAGGGATGTGATTGGAGAATTAGCGGAACTGGGTGTCGACCTTGTCAGTCTTCATGTTGGTAAAGATAAGCAATCAGAGGGAAACTTTAATACGGAATTGTTTACCTTAGTGAAAGGATATGATTTTGAGGTAACTGTGGCTGGCGGGGTTAATCTAGATACACTTCCTGCTATTATTCAGGAAAAGCCCGATACGGTCATTGTCGGAAGTGCCATAACGAAGGCGGAAAATCCTAAAGGGATTGCTGCTGAGATGAGAAAGATGATGAGTGAGGTTAAATAA
- the hxlB gene encoding 6-phospho-3-hexuloisomerase has product MEHIIKTIGNEINEVLQQVDPGETEVLANEIQHANRIFIAGTGRSGLIGKVFAMRLMHSAYPVYVVGETITPSIESGDLLVIISGSGSTGSLKQYATKAKEIDARVALITTNKDSAIGGLSDCSVRIPAATKKRLESEPDTIQPLGSQFDQSAHLLLDAIVVYLLQQHSGGQENALNKKHANLE; this is encoded by the coding sequence ATGGAACATATTATTAAAACCATTGGTAATGAGATAAATGAAGTTTTACAGCAGGTAGATCCCGGTGAAACAGAAGTATTAGCTAATGAAATCCAGCATGCGAACCGAATATTTATAGCTGGAACCGGCCGATCCGGTTTAATCGGCAAAGTGTTTGCCATGCGTTTAATGCATAGCGCCTACCCGGTTTATGTAGTTGGGGAAACGATAACTCCAAGTATTGAATCTGGTGATTTATTAGTTATTATTTCAGGCTCTGGAAGTACCGGATCATTAAAACAGTATGCGACAAAAGCAAAAGAAATTGATGCTAGAGTAGCTTTAATTACTACAAATAAAGATTCCGCTATTGGAGGCTTAAGTGATTGTTCTGTACGCATTCCTGCAGCAACAAAGAAACGCTTGGAATCGGAGCCTGATACGATCCAGCCGCTGGGAAGTCAATTTGATCAGTCAGCACATTTACTTTTAGACGCTATCGTGGTCTATCTCCTACAACAACATTCTGGAGGACAGGAAAACGCCTTAAATAAAAAGCATGCAAATTTAGAATAA
- the rpiA gene encoding ribose-5-phosphate isomerase RpiA, producing the protein MNSDKKVAGEEAVSLIKNGMTIGLGSGSTVNWMLKSLSKRVKEGLDIKGIPSSQKTERLAIELGVPLTDFSNADKIDIAVDGADEVDSGLNLLKGGGGSLVREKIIDAMAKELVVIVDQSKVVSHLGEFSLPVEVIPFGWGVTSWNIADLGGVPSLRKKDGSVFVSDNGNYILDCKFGKIDQPKNLHEQLKLMVGVVETGLFVEMTDKVIVARNGGIEILS; encoded by the coding sequence ATGAATAGTGATAAAAAAGTAGCTGGTGAAGAGGCAGTTAGCTTGATAAAGAACGGTATGACTATTGGTTTGGGTTCTGGATCGACTGTTAACTGGATGCTTAAAAGCTTAAGCAAACGCGTAAAAGAAGGATTGGATATTAAAGGGATTCCTTCTTCCCAGAAAACAGAACGGCTGGCGATAGAGCTTGGTGTCCCATTAACGGACTTTTCTAATGCAGATAAAATTGATATTGCTGTTGATGGAGCAGATGAAGTTGACAGTGGTCTAAATCTTCTTAAAGGTGGAGGTGGTTCACTGGTTAGGGAAAAAATTATTGATGCAATGGCAAAAGAGCTGGTTGTTATTGTAGATCAATCTAAAGTCGTTTCTCATTTAGGCGAATTTTCCCTGCCGGTGGAAGTGATTCCTTTTGGCTGGGGAGTCACATCTTGGAACATTGCCGATCTTGGTGGCGTTCCAAGTTTAAGAAAAAAGGATGGCAGCGTATTTGTATCAGATAATGGGAATTATATTCTTGATTGTAAATTTGGTAAAATTGATCAGCCGAAAAATTTACATGAACAATTAAAGCTGATGGTTGGCGTCGTGGAAACAGGATTATTTGTAGAAATGACTGATAAAGTGATTGTAGCACGGAATGGTGGCATTGAAATTTTATCCTAG
- a CDS encoding sugar kinase, producing MNDVITIGEAMIAFNPGSTGPMKFVNAFEKKIGGAELNLAIGCARLGLKAGYISRLGNDEFGKYIKNFARGEGIDVSKVEFVDGYPTSLNFKEIMEDGNVRTFYYRDKSPTLTLTPESLDEEYFQQAKILHITGIYPAIDSANIAVFDRAIELAKKYGLKISFDPNIRLRMWSKEKAREVLSRILPHVDILLAGDEEMDIIIGEKDPKTIIEKAKELGISFVAVKQGDKGSVGYQNDEIIESPPIKASKVVDTVGAGDGFNAGIIYGILHDWPLERTLHFANTIGSMVVGVVGDNEGLPYYEDVQGKIGEIERIER from the coding sequence GTGAATGATGTAATTACAATTGGGGAAGCGATGATCGCATTCAATCCCGGTTCAACCGGACCAATGAAATTTGTGAACGCCTTTGAGAAAAAAATTGGTGGTGCTGAATTGAACTTGGCTATTGGCTGTGCTCGTCTTGGGCTAAAGGCCGGATACATCAGTAGGTTAGGCAATGATGAATTTGGAAAATACATTAAGAATTTTGCTCGAGGGGAAGGGATTGATGTTTCCAAGGTGGAATTTGTAGATGGTTACCCAACTTCATTGAACTTTAAAGAAATCATGGAAGACGGAAATGTACGGACATTTTATTACCGTGACAAGTCTCCTACACTGACGTTGACACCGGAGAGCCTGGATGAGGAGTATTTCCAACAGGCAAAAATACTTCATATAACAGGTATTTATCCGGCAATTGACTCAGCAAATATAGCTGTATTCGACCGTGCAATTGAATTAGCAAAAAAATACGGATTAAAAATTTCCTTTGATCCAAATATTCGTCTGCGCATGTGGAGCAAAGAAAAGGCTCGAGAAGTATTATCCAGAATACTGCCACATGTGGATATCTTGCTTGCAGGTGATGAGGAAATGGATATCATTATCGGGGAAAAGGATCCGAAAACGATTATTGAAAAAGCAAAGGAATTAGGCATTTCCTTTGTCGCAGTAAAACAAGGGGATAAAGGGTCTGTAGGCTATCAAAATGATGAGATTATCGAATCCCCTCCGATTAAAGCATCAAAAGTTGTTGATACGGTTGGTGCTGGAGATGGATTTAATGCTGGAATTATTTATGGAATTTTGCATGACTGGCCACTGGAGAGAACACTGCATTTTGCTAATACAATCGGTTCGATGGTCGTAGGGGTTGTTGGTGATAATGAAGGGTTGCCGTATTATGAGGATGTACAGGGGAAGATTGGTGAGATAGAACGTATTGAACGATGA
- a CDS encoding TRAP transporter substrate-binding protein, translating into MRKTKYAFILFLLATVTLLAACTNEADPEDDGTIKIVAAHNQTSPDSPYQAGLMEFKEVAEEKSNGSIEVEVHAGTIGTEESELIEKLQLGGADVVLASPGFMTQTGIREVDLFSAPYLFNSYEHWEKTVDGEVGQEMAEIINEKSNNSFKLLGYWSAGVRHFYGKAPLESVDDLQGVSLRTQTSGVISDFWEATGAIPSSISWGELYQGLQQDVVDSSENAYPFFVQQAHHTTPNGKYITETAHDYTTRFLLTNGEKFDSYSEEHQDIILQAAEASVETEREVTSAQDVEYKEQAIEEGAVVNEIDREPFIEIAKPIQDEYAEEIGVEEMLQKIRDLE; encoded by the coding sequence ATGAGAAAAACTAAATACGCTTTCATATTATTTCTGTTGGCAACGGTTACTCTACTCGCGGCCTGCACGAATGAAGCCGATCCTGAGGATGATGGAACGATTAAAATTGTTGCAGCACATAACCAAACTTCCCCGGACAGTCCTTATCAGGCAGGTCTAATGGAATTTAAAGAGGTTGCAGAAGAAAAATCAAATGGATCAATAGAAGTAGAAGTACACGCTGGAACAATTGGAACGGAAGAATCAGAGCTCATCGAAAAACTTCAATTGGGCGGGGCTGATGTTGTTTTAGCATCACCTGGTTTCATGACACAGACAGGGATACGTGAAGTAGATTTATTTTCAGCACCCTATCTATTTAACAGTTATGAGCATTGGGAGAAAACTGTTGATGGAGAAGTCGGTCAGGAGATGGCTGAAATCATAAACGAAAAGTCCAATAATTCCTTTAAATTATTAGGTTATTGGTCGGCAGGTGTCAGACATTTTTATGGTAAAGCACCCTTAGAGTCAGTTGATGATCTGCAAGGTGTGTCACTCCGTACACAAACGTCTGGTGTAATCTCAGACTTTTGGGAGGCTACAGGAGCTATTCCTTCCTCTATATCATGGGGGGAACTGTATCAGGGATTGCAACAGGATGTTGTTGACTCATCTGAAAACGCTTATCCATTTTTTGTACAGCAGGCTCATCACACGACTCCAAATGGCAAATATATAACGGAGACAGCACATGATTATACAACTAGATTTCTTTTAACGAATGGGGAAAAATTCGATAGTTATTCCGAGGAACATCAGGATATTATTTTACAGGCGGCAGAAGCATCCGTTGAAACCGAACGTGAGGTTACCAGCGCACAAGATGTAGAGTATAAGGAACAAGCAATTGAAGAAGGAGCTGTCGTTAACGAGATTGATAGAGAGCCTTTCATAGAAATAGCTAAGCCGATTCAGGATGAATATGCAGAAGAAATCGGTGTAGAAGAAATGTTGCAAAAGATAAGGGATTTGGAATAA